The region TATGTCGTGAATAAATCCCATATCCAGCATTCTGTCTGCCTCATCTAAAACAAATACATTTAATTCTTTCAAACTGATAAAACCTTGATTTATTAAATCCAACAATCTTCCGGGTGTTGCAGTCAGTATATGAACACCGCTTCTTAATTTATCAACCTGTTTGCCTTGTTTAACGCCGCCAAAAACTACAGTATGCTTTACATTTGTATATTTACCGTAATCCCTTATGCTTTCATCTATTTGAATGGCAAGCTCTCTGGTTGGTGTTACAATTAAAGCTCTTATTTTTGCTTTCCCTCTTTGATGACCTTCTGTTTTGTGAATGTGCTGTATTATCGGAATTGCAAACGCTGCTGTTTTTCCTGTTCCTGTTTGTGCACTGCCGAGTATATCATTTCCGTTAATAATGAGGGGTATAGCTTTATTTTGAATGCTTGTCGGTTCAGTATATTTTTTATCTTTAAGAGCCTTTAAAACAGGCTCAATTATGTTCATGTTTTCAAATTTCATTAATCGTATAATTTTGTTTACCTGAATAAAATATTGGGAAGTACTTTGTGTAGGTAAGATTTATATTGGGTGCAAATATAGATAAAAAATTATACTTGGGTTATTTTTTGCATGCAAGTTGTTTTTGGAAACTTATTCGGTAAGAAAATTTGAATAAAAGAATTAAAGAATATAAATTAAGTGTTTAATAATTATATTTGTTAAAAAAAGATGTTAGGAGATATAATATTACCTGAAATTTGCAAACCGATTATATATCAATTATTCAAAATCAAAATGACCAAAATGATCATCTTTATTTTGTCGTAACTCACCTTTTTTAACAAGTTCAAATTTTATCTTGTCAATAACCAAACAAACTATATTATAAGAATTATTATTATAATATTTATAAAATTCGTCTAATTCTTCCTTACTTGCATTTTGCATTATAGTTAATGCTTCTTGTCTTGCTTCTTTTTTAATTACTTCTTCTATTATTTTTTCAATTGATTTCATTATAACGGTTTTGGCATAATTAGCTTTATTGTTCTGAATTTCCACATGTTGAGCTATAAACTTTTACCCCAAATAAACCCTCTTAACCCTTTCAGAAACCCCTGTAATAATCTCATACGGGATTGTATTTAATTTTTTTGCAATTTCACTTGCCGGACTATCGTCTCCGAAAATAATAACTTCGTCTCCTTCATTTGCATCAATACCGGTAATATCAATCATGCACAAATCCATACACACATTTCCTGCTATAGAAACCTTTTGCCCGTTAATCAGAACTTCTCCGACACCGGAGCTTAATTGCCTGCTTAAACCGTCTGCATAACCTATCGGAATAATTGCAATTTTACTGTTACACTTTGCTTTCCATTTTCTTCCGTATCCGACAGTTTCGTCTTTAAAAACATTTTTAATTTGTGTAATTCGTGTTTTTAAAGTGCTGACATTCATCAATTTACCATTGTTGTTTTTCGAAAACCCATATAAACCTATACCAATTCTTACCATATCAAAAACAGCTTCAGGAAAGCGTTCAATACCGGAAGTATTTAAAATATGCCTTAAAACCGGATACTTTAAATTTTCAATAATTTTATCACTTATATTACGAAATTTGTTGATTTGCTCTTTTGTAAAACTGTCATGTTCAGGTTCATCTGCTGCAACGAGATGAGAAAAAATACTTTTTACGGAGATTTGTTCATGCTTTTTTAAACAACCGATTAATTCCTCAAGTTCAAAATCACAAAAACCGAGACGTTTCATTCCGGTATCTAATTTAATATGTACAGGTATCGGACTTCCTGAATGATTATCTAATTTCTGTATAAGAGCATCAAATATTTTGAAGTTATAAATTTCCGGTTCTAATTTAAAATCAAATATATCTGATAAACTGTCTGAATCAGGATTCATTACCATTATTGGCGTAGTAATACCTGATTTCCTGAGCTCTACACCTTCATCAGCAAAAGCAACACCAAGATAATCAACATGATGATGTTGCAGTAAGCCGGCTATTTCATACGTTCCGCTGCCGTATGAAAATGCTTTTACCATTACCATTGTTTTTATTTCAGGGGGAACCAAAGATTTATAATAATTCAAATTATGAGTAATTGCTTCAAGATTTATTTCTAAAACTGTTCTGTGTTTTTTTAACTCAAGTGCTTCAGAAATCATCTCAAATTTAAAATTTCTTGAGCCTTTCAGCAAAATGACTTCTTTTTCAAATTTCTTTTTAATACCTGATTTTAAAAAAATTTCGGTTGAACGAAAAAATACCGCATCATATGCTTTATTGAACAGGTTTCTTTGAGAAAATATATGTTCTCCTATCCCAATAAATCTGTCAATTTGGTTTGAACGAAGCATTTCCGCAACGCTTTTATACAGCTCATTATCAGTCATTCCGCTTTGCATAATATCAGAAAGAATAACCGTTTTTTTTAAATTTCCGGAAAGGTTTTTTTGCAGGTCTAATGCAATTTTCAAAGAAACTATATCTGAATTGTAACTGTCATTAATTAATATACAATCATTAATACCCTGTTTTTGTTGGATTCTCATTTCAACCGGACTCAAAGTATTGAATTTTTTCAAAATATTTTCGAAAAGCAAATTTTGAGTAATCAGATAAGCCAAGCAACTCAAAGAGTTTTTTACGGAAGCCTCATCAATAAAAGGAATTTTATACTTAATTTCAGTACCCTTAAAATCTGCAATAATTTCAGTTGAATTAGTATGTTTATTTATTTTATCAACTGTTAAATCAGCATTTTTGGAAGAAATTGCCCAAGTAAAAATATTTTTATCAATAAAATCTTCATTATTTATTATTTGATTTGTAAGTATTTCATAATCTACAGAATAAATAAGAGTATCTGCTTTATTGAACATCAATAGTTTCTCTCTCGCTTTTTCTGTTTTATCTTTAAAGTTTTCTTGATGTGCTTCACCAAATGAAG is a window of Bacteroidales bacterium DNA encoding:
- a CDS encoding bifunctional UDP-N-acetylmuramoyl-tripeptide:D-alanyl-D-alanine ligase/alanine racemase, translating into MIEISLQSLSQLFSGKITGDSSRIVNEIITDSRSVVSSVKSIFFALTGDRNNGHSYITDLYNRGIFNFVVSDYKNEYDNLNDANFIIVNDTLEALHKLGKYHRDGFDSQIVTVIGSNGKTIVKEWLYHLLHDEISIVRSPKSYNSQLGVPISLCLLENKYQLGIIEAGISKLGEMHKLENIINPNVVIFSSFGEAHQENFKDKTEKAREKLLMFNKADTLIYSVDYEILTNQIINNEDFIDKNIFTWAISSKNADLTVDKINKHTNSTEIIADFKGTEIKYKIPFIDEASVKNSLSCLAYLITQNLLFENILKKFNTLSPVEMRIQQKQGINDCILINDSYNSDIVSLKIALDLQKNLSGNLKKTVILSDIMQSGMTDNELYKSVAEMLRSNQIDRFIGIGEHIFSQRNLFNKAYDAVFFRSTEIFLKSGIKKKFEKEVILLKGSRNFKFEMISEALELKKHRTVLEINLEAITHNLNYYKSLVPPEIKTMVMVKAFSYGSGTYEIAGLLQHHHVDYLGVAFADEGVELRKSGITTPIMVMNPDSDSLSDIFDFKLEPEIYNFKIFDALIQKLDNHSGSPIPVHIKLDTGMKRLGFCDFELEELIGCLKKHEQISVKSIFSHLVAADEPEHDSFTKEQINKFRNISDKIIENLKYPVLRHILNTSGIERFPEAVFDMVRIGIGLYGFSKNNNGKLMNVSTLKTRITQIKNVFKDETVGYGRKWKAKCNSKIAIIPIGYADGLSRQLSSGVGEVLINGQKVSIAGNVCMDLCMIDITGIDANEGDEVIIFGDDSPASEIAKKLNTIPYEIITGVSERVKRVYLG